The Deltaproteobacteria bacterium genome segment CGGATTGCCGGCCATGACCAGGAGCGCCCGCGGGCGCTTGTCGAGGGGTGGTTCGAGGGCCTGCCACTTCCGCTCCAGGGCCTCGCGGACGTACTCGCGCACAGTGCGCGGCAGCGCCGGGTCCCAGGGGCCGGCGGCGACGTCGATGATGCCGCCGTGGAGCTGCCAGAACAGCGTCGCGCTGGCGCTGCCCTTCGACGAGACGAACTCCTCCGATAGCGCGCGGATCACTTCTCGTGACATCGGCCGGCGCAACAGATGATCGCGCAGCAACGCGAAGGCGTGCCGGCGCGAGAGTTCCTTGCTCGGGGTGAGCAGCCCGCGCGCCTCGCCGAACAGCGCGCTCTGCCCGTCGGGGGCGAGGTTGGCCACGGGGCAGTAACCCGCGCCCTTGCGCCCGAGGTGGCCGGCGAGCACGAAGACGAGGATCTGCGCGCGCATGATCGCATCGCCGTGGTGGATCTTGCCCAGGCAGAGGGTCTCGACGTTGCTGGCGGCCTTGGCCTTGGCCAGCATCCGTGCCAGCCGGCGGATCAGATCTGGCGGCGTACCGCAGACGGCACTGGCCGCCTCCGGCGTCCACGGCGCCACTTGCGCTTTGAGCAGTTCGAATACCGGCTGCACTTGCACGTGGCCCGCCAGCGTCTCGACCTCGAACGTGCCTTCGAGCGCGGGCGCGCTGCCGTCGAGCGCCAGGGTGTGGGCTGGCACGACCGCCAGCGCATTGCGCTTGCTGTCCCAGCGGTAGAGCGTCTCGCTGGAGCCCCCCTGCTTCAGGTCGGACTCGCGCAGGAACTTCTTGGTATCGAGGCGCACCAGTAGTGGCAGGTCGGTCTGCTCGCGCAGCAGCGCCTCGTTGTACAGCCGCTCGTCGAGCATGAGCTTGGCCATCGCCAGCGCAAGCGCGGCATCGGTGCCGGGGCGCACCGGTATCCAGAGGTCGGTGTGCATCGCCGAGGCGTTGTAGTCGGGTGAAATCGTGACGATGGTGGCGCCGTGGTAGCGGGCTTCGGTGAGGTAATGGAAGTTCGGGATCTGGGTGTAGGCCGGGTTGCCGCTCCAGATGAGGATCAGGTCGGAGTAGAAGAATTCCTCGTGCGAGCGCGCGCCGACGACGCCGCCGTAGGTGACCGCGGCGCCCGGCTGGTGGTCGGCGATCTCCGGATTGGGGTCGAGGGTAACGCAGTCGATGGCCTCGGCGAGCCGCTGGGCGGCGGCGTAAGCCGTCGAGCCGATGCCGTTGGTGCCGGGATCCATCACCACCGTGTCGGGGCCGCCCTCGACGATTGCGTCGATGAGCTTGTCCGCGATTTCGCCGAGCGCCTGGTCCCACGAAACCTCTTCCCATGCGCCCGAGCCGCGCGGCCCCTTGCGCTTGAGCGGCTTGGTGACGCGATACGCGCCGTAACTGAGCGCGCCATACGTGCAGCCTTTCTGACAGCCGCGAGGGTTGGGGTCGGGGACACCGGCATGGAGCGCCGGATAGGTAGCGGCTTGCTCCTCGCGCACGATGCGGCCGTCCTGCACGTACACTTGGAACAGGCAGTGGGTCTGGTAAGCGCAGTTATTGAAGTGGGTGGACTTCGCAGTGCGGTCCCACCGCCACTGCGTGCGGTAGCGATCCTCCCAGCCGGCAGGACGCGCCGGCGCCGATGCCTCGCGCTGAAGTGGCGGCGCGGAAGGCGGCTCAGGTTCGGAGCGCTCGCAACCGCTCCCGGCGGGCAGGGTGGCGGCCGCCGCCGCGCTGCCCACAGCCTTGACGAAGTCGCGACGAGAGATTCCTGCCATGCTGCCCCCCTTTCCCGCGAAGCGGAACGCGCCCTATGAATCGTCCCTCACCAGTCCGTTCATGCGCTCCATGGTGGCGATGAACTCCTCGACCATCTCGCTCACCACTTTGCGGGTCGATTTGGTCTCATTGAGTTGGCCGACGACCTGGCCGACGAAGTAGGTCAGCAGCTGGCGGCCCCCGGAGTCGGGCTTGTGAGCGACGCGGTGAATGCGGCGCTGGGCCTCGACCACGAGCATGGTTTGCAGCGGCATCGGCAGCGGCGCGGGCGCGTCGGGGGCCTCCCAGGCATCGGTCCAAGCGCTGCGCAACATGCGCGCCGGCTTACCGGTCAG includes the following:
- a CDS encoding molybdopterin-dependent oxidoreductase, with translation MAGISRRDFVKAVGSAAAAATLPAGSGCERSEPEPPSAPPLQREASAPARPAGWEDRYRTQWRWDRTAKSTHFNNCAYQTHCLFQVYVQDGRIVREEQAATYPALHAGVPDPNPRGCQKGCTYGALSYGAYRVTKPLKRKGPRGSGAWEEVSWDQALGEIADKLIDAIVEGGPDTVVMDPGTNGIGSTAYAAAQRLAEAIDCVTLDPNPEIADHQPGAAVTYGGVVGARSHEEFFYSDLILIWSGNPAYTQIPNFHYLTEARYHGATIVTISPDYNASAMHTDLWIPVRPGTDAALALAMAKLMLDERLYNEALLREQTDLPLLVRLDTKKFLRESDLKQGGSSETLYRWDSKRNALAVVPAHTLALDGSAPALEGTFEVETLAGHVQVQPVFELLKAQVAPWTPEAASAVCGTPPDLIRRLARMLAKAKAASNVETLCLGKIHHGDAIMRAQILVFVLAGHLGRKGAGYCPVANLAPDGQSALFGEARGLLTPSKELSRRHAFALLRDHLLRRPMSREVIRALSEEFVSSKGSASATLFWQLHGGIIDVAAGPWDPALPRTVREYVREALERKWQALEPPLDKRPRALLVMAGNPLRRVRGAHRLREVLWPKLDLVVVNDIRMSSTARFADYVLPVAASYEKANASAFINQFLLVHAARAAVAPIGESKDEWEITCLLAAKIQERAKARGLSAFTGRRGESRRLDTVHDLVTHDGEFGAKDAEQFARLTIERATNLDVTSFEEASGRGWARVTALGRGLMNATSATDWQPGESITPYLWHTRDRQPWPTLSGRVQFYIDHDWYLELGEALPAFKEPPKAGGDYPLQMTGGHTRWSIHALQRADPWMLRLQRGQPCLYVSPEDAAARGIADWDRVEVANDVGRFPVRVKLSPAIRPGQVVMYHAWEDYQFEGGIGHRNVIATPINPLGLVGGYPYLDPMFGMRQPGMSDRDTRVAIRKL